From the Leptospira sp. WS60.C2 genome, one window contains:
- the hflX gene encoding GTPase HflX — translation MELARLVGEISVEIGRQVGLLIERTGYVTHLIVGNDHSIEIPHLDRYRVAHSRLRGLRLFHTHLKEQPLNQEDLMDLVLNRFDSITAACVDKDGIPKFFFSAFINPDPDAKEPWILSPKQYPGQLKYGYSEQVEALESEFTKKTSNLKESQKENRAFLVGVYDVRKMKRSPEHSMEELKELCRTAGIHVVDTYMQKRDPDPRTVVGKGKLQEIILTSVHKDIEHLIFDLELTPSQAKKISDATDLKIIDRTQLILDIFSKNAKSRDGKLQVELAQLKYLKNRLSELDDNMSRLTGGIGGRGPGETKLEIGNRRVEEKINRLENELKDLKRRRELNRKSRSRNEIPIVGIVGYTNAGKSTLLNALTNSTVIAEDKLFATLDPTTRRIRFPEEREIIISDTVGFIHDLPPDLSQAFKATLEELGDADLLLHVVDVTNPNYTEQMEAVDTILNSLQLNEIPRMVVFNKADGLDEETYGNLQKNGALLVSAMTREGLSRLLDLIEYEIWKKKEQKLLEVTPS, via the coding sequence ATGGAGCTGGCAAGGCTTGTTGGAGAAATTTCTGTCGAAATCGGAAGGCAGGTCGGTCTTCTCATCGAGAGGACAGGTTATGTCACACACTTGATTGTTGGGAATGATCATTCCATCGAAATTCCACATTTAGACCGATACCGAGTCGCTCATTCACGGCTCCGAGGTCTCCGATTGTTTCATACACATCTCAAAGAACAACCGTTAAACCAAGAAGATTTAATGGACCTTGTTCTGAACCGTTTTGATTCTATTACCGCCGCATGTGTAGACAAAGATGGCATTCCTAAATTCTTTTTTTCTGCATTCATCAATCCAGACCCAGATGCAAAAGAACCCTGGATTCTTTCTCCAAAACAGTACCCTGGACAATTAAAGTATGGTTATTCGGAGCAAGTAGAAGCACTCGAATCTGAATTCACAAAGAAGACATCTAACCTCAAGGAATCACAAAAGGAAAACCGTGCTTTCCTTGTAGGTGTGTATGATGTCCGAAAAATGAAACGTTCTCCAGAACATTCTATGGAAGAATTAAAAGAACTTTGTCGTACCGCTGGAATTCATGTTGTAGATACTTATATGCAAAAGAGAGATCCTGATCCTAGAACCGTCGTAGGAAAAGGAAAACTCCAAGAGATAATTTTAACATCCGTACATAAAGATATAGAACATTTGATTTTTGATTTGGAACTCACACCTTCTCAAGCCAAAAAAATATCCGATGCCACTGATTTAAAAATCATCGATCGTACCCAACTTATCTTGGACATATTTTCAAAAAATGCAAAGTCCCGAGATGGAAAGTTACAAGTGGAACTTGCACAGCTCAAATATCTTAAAAATCGGCTCTCTGAATTGGACGATAATATGAGTCGCCTAACGGGTGGAATCGGGGGAAGGGGACCAGGGGAAACAAAATTAGAAATTGGAAACAGACGGGTAGAAGAAAAAATCAACCGTCTGGAAAATGAGTTAAAAGACCTCAAACGAAGAAGGGAACTGAATCGTAAGTCACGTTCGAGAAACGAAATTCCTATTGTGGGAATTGTGGGTTACACCAACGCAGGGAAATCAACCCTTCTCAATGCTCTTACGAATTCCACAGTCATAGCCGAAGACAAACTCTTTGCTACCTTGGATCCAACAACCAGACGGATTCGGTTTCCCGAGGAAAGAGAAATCATTATTTCTGATACGGTGGGTTTTATCCATGACCTTCCGCCTGATTTGTCGCAAGCCTTTAAAGCTACCTTAGAAGAATTAGGCGATGCAGATTTATTATTACATGTTGTGGATGTAACCAATCCTAATTATACAGAACAAATGGAAGCTGTTGATACCATTCTCAACTCGTTACAGTTAAATGAAATACCAAGAATGGTTGTATTTAACAAAGCAGATGGTTTGGATGAAGAAACCTACGGAAATTTACAAAAAAATGGTGCCTTACTTGTTTCGGCTATGACAAGAGAAGGTCTTTCTCGCCTTTTGGATTTGATTGAATATGAAATTTGGAAAAAAAAGGAACAAAAACTGTTAGAAGTTACACCCAGCTGA
- a CDS encoding STAS domain-containing protein, which produces MAKFEFPSLVIETESIRIREEKVLVVSFLGQITNTNAYEINRSISSVFKDGIYNIILDLSKLEYINSIGVATLIGIIRTVEAENGKLRIGGLNHFLENVIQLMDLPKKIHIHHSKQEAILSWV; this is translated from the coding sequence ATGGCAAAGTTTGAATTTCCTTCTCTTGTGATCGAAACAGAATCGATTCGGATTCGAGAGGAGAAAGTGCTGGTGGTTTCTTTTTTAGGACAAATCACGAATACAAATGCCTACGAGATCAACCGAAGTATTTCGTCTGTATTTAAGGATGGAATCTACAATATCATTTTGGATCTAAGCAAATTAGAATACATCAATAGTATTGGTGTTGCCACTCTGATTGGAATCATCAGAACAGTCGAAGCAGAAAATGGAAAGTTACGAATTGGGGGACTCAATCACTTCTTAGAGAATGTGATCCAACTCATGGATTTACCAAAAAAAATCCACATCCACCACTCAAAACAAGAAGCCATCCTCAGCTGGGTGTAA
- a CDS encoding homoserine dehydrogenase: MKEVHIGLLGAGVVGTSLLQLLDKNREKIQRHYGINLQLTTIGTRSPGKLQGKTNASVTDDVLSVTKRSDIDMIVELIGGTDTAYLAVRSALENGKTVITANKALLSEKGRELYPMAEKAGVELGYEAAVAGSIPIIRTLRDGLASCEFEVICGILNGTTNFILTKMEQESWDYATALRKAQELGFAEADPTFDVEGIDAGHKISLLASLAFRESVSFQTVSVKGISDLQSMDIQAALSLGYRIKLLGISKRSSAGILTKVHPTLVPLDHPLANVMNESNAVFYKTKEADSGMITGKGAGGMPTASAVLSDIIYYAGRLGSQNIAKEKNLFPEGKRFPEPENLVRYYLRFSTVDKPGVLAEISQVLGRHNISIASVQQKESTSEPVSVIVVTHAATEGEFQKSLTEIDTMKNIIKQKTVAIRLLENL; encoded by the coding sequence ATGAAAGAAGTTCACATTGGTCTATTGGGTGCCGGCGTTGTCGGCACGAGTCTACTCCAACTCTTGGACAAAAACCGAGAAAAAATCCAACGTCATTATGGAATCAACTTACAACTAACAACCATTGGCACTCGTAGCCCAGGAAAACTCCAAGGAAAAACGAACGCATCAGTCACAGACGATGTCCTTTCGGTTACAAAACGTTCGGATATTGATATGATTGTTGAATTGATAGGCGGAACAGACACCGCATACCTTGCCGTTCGTTCTGCCCTCGAAAATGGCAAAACCGTTATCACAGCAAACAAGGCATTGTTATCCGAAAAAGGACGTGAGCTGTATCCCATGGCGGAAAAAGCAGGTGTGGAATTAGGGTATGAGGCTGCAGTGGCAGGATCTATTCCAATCATCCGAACCTTACGTGATGGACTCGCCTCTTGTGAATTTGAAGTGATCTGTGGAATTCTCAATGGAACCACTAACTTCATTTTGACCAAAATGGAACAAGAATCTTGGGATTATGCCACTGCACTAAGGAAAGCACAAGAGCTTGGTTTTGCAGAAGCAGACCCAACCTTCGATGTGGAAGGCATTGATGCTGGTCATAAAATCAGTCTTCTGGCAAGCCTTGCGTTCCGTGAATCTGTATCGTTCCAAACCGTATCCGTCAAAGGAATCTCTGATCTACAATCCATGGACATCCAAGCTGCCCTTTCTCTTGGCTATCGCATCAAACTACTAGGCATCTCTAAACGAAGTTCGGCGGGGATTCTAACCAAGGTGCATCCTACACTTGTGCCACTCGACCATCCTCTCGCAAATGTGATGAATGAATCCAATGCTGTTTTTTACAAAACGAAAGAAGCTGATTCAGGAATGATCACGGGAAAAGGGGCTGGTGGTATGCCAACCGCAAGTGCTGTCCTTTCCGATATCATTTATTACGCGGGAAGACTTGGAAGTCAAAACATCGCAAAAGAGAAGAATTTGTTCCCAGAAGGGAAACGATTTCCTGAACCAGAGAATCTCGTTCGTTACTACCTTCGATTCTCCACAGTAGACAAACCAGGGGTTTTAGCTGAAATTTCACAAGTATTGGGACGTCATAATATTTCCATTGCATCCGTCCAACAAAAGGAATCCACTTCCGAACCTGTTTCCGTGATCGTTGTCACTCATGCAGCAACCGAAGGGGAATTCCAAAAATCTTTAACGGAAATTGATACAATGAAAAATATCATTAAACAAAAGACAGTCGCCATTCGCCTATTGGAGAATCTCTAA